A genomic region of Streptomyces sp. NBC_00237 contains the following coding sequences:
- a CDS encoding SURF1 family protein yields the protein MYRFLLTPRWWGINLFVVLAIPFCIFMGSWQLGRFEDRVDSHRSAEAAPDPARQAAVPLAKLLPVSTETSGKAAEVRGTYGEQFLVPGRRLDEKDGYYVLGMLKTGGGKALPVVRGWVAGDAEGAVPPAAPTGEVTVVGALQASEDARTDGVDASGGLPHGQVGIISSATLVNLVPYDVYDAWITQSSGQAGGLKAVPAVAPQGSGLDLKAFQNLGYTGEWFVFAGFVLFMWFRLVRREVETARDLALGIGPDGGDDGDGGEGGDGADDRPVGTGTDGTGQGASSTPVR from the coding sequence GTGTACCGGTTTCTGCTGACCCCGCGCTGGTGGGGGATCAACCTGTTCGTCGTGCTGGCCATTCCCTTCTGCATCTTCATGGGGTCCTGGCAGCTCGGCCGTTTCGAGGACCGGGTCGACTCGCACCGCAGCGCGGAGGCCGCCCCCGATCCCGCGCGGCAGGCTGCCGTGCCCCTGGCGAAGCTGCTCCCCGTGTCGACCGAGACCTCGGGGAAGGCCGCCGAGGTCCGGGGGACGTACGGCGAGCAGTTCCTGGTGCCGGGGCGGAGGCTCGACGAGAAGGACGGGTACTACGTCCTGGGGATGCTGAAGACGGGTGGGGGGAAGGCGCTTCCCGTGGTGCGGGGGTGGGTCGCCGGGGACGCCGAAGGGGCCGTGCCGCCCGCCGCGCCGACCGGTGAGGTCACCGTGGTCGGGGCGCTCCAGGCATCCGAGGACGCGCGGACCGACGGCGTCGACGCCTCCGGTGGTCTGCCGCACGGCCAGGTCGGCATCATCAGCTCCGCCACCCTCGTCAATCTCGTTCCGTACGACGTCTACGACGCGTGGATCACGCAGAGTTCGGGGCAGGCGGGCGGGCTGAAGGCCGTGCCCGCGGTGGCGCCGCAGGGCAGTGGGCTGGACCTGAAGGCTTTCCAGAACCTCGGGTACACCGGCGAGTGGTTCGTCTTCGCCGGGTTCGTGCTGTTCATGTGGTTCCGGTTGGTCCGGCGGGAAGTCGAGACGGCCAGGGATCTCGCGCTGGGGATCGGCCCGGACGGCGGAGACGACGGAGACGGCGGGGAGGGCGGAGACGGCGCGGACGACCGCCCTGTCGGCACCGGTACCGACGGCACCGGTCAGGGTGCGTCCAGTACGCCTGTCCGGTAG
- a CDS encoding SigE family RNA polymerase sigma factor, with protein sequence MAAEVLDITAVSLRGASVRPRRTFRAPGGMPVIAPMPAARPVRLPVQQAITSVTPMVAPVRPAPGPSAPESSAPSPATYGPVLVGAEERTLAGGTTGSTAGRTAGGAGSAGGAAEGAQAAAEGTTVDHLTETYRAHYRSLLGLAALLLDDIASCEDVVQEAFIRVHSARGRVREPEKTLAYLRQTVVNLSRSALRRRILGLKLLSKPMPDMASAEEGAYVSLERDALIKAMRGLQRRQREVLSLRYFSDMTEAQVAEVLGISLGSVKAYGSRGIAALRVAMEATA encoded by the coding sequence GTGGCAGCAGAGGTTCTCGACATCACGGCGGTCTCGCTGCGCGGCGCGTCAGTGCGCCCGCGGCGTACGTTCCGCGCGCCCGGCGGCATGCCGGTGATCGCCCCCATGCCCGCGGCGCGTCCGGTGCGCCTGCCGGTGCAGCAGGCGATCACGTCGGTCACGCCGATGGTGGCGCCCGTCAGACCTGCCCCGGGACCCTCGGCTCCGGAATCCTCCGCTCCGTCTCCGGCGACGTACGGACCCGTGCTCGTGGGCGCTGAGGAGAGGACCCTCGCCGGGGGCACGACCGGGAGCACGGCCGGACGTACGGCCGGGGGCGCCGGGAGCGCCGGGGGCGCTGCCGAGGGCGCGCAGGCCGCCGCCGAGGGCACGACCGTCGACCACCTCACCGAGACCTACCGCGCGCACTACCGCTCGCTGCTGGGCCTCGCCGCGCTGCTGCTCGACGACATCGCCTCCTGCGAGGACGTCGTACAGGAGGCGTTCATCCGCGTGCACTCGGCCCGTGGCCGCGTCCGCGAGCCGGAGAAGACCCTGGCCTACCTCCGCCAGACGGTCGTCAACCTCTCCCGCTCCGCCCTGCGCCGCCGCATCCTGGGCCTCAAGCTCCTGTCCAAGCCGATGCCGGACATGGCGAGCGCCGAGGAGGGGGCGTACGTCAGCCTGGAGCGGGACGCGCTGATCAAGGCCATGCGCGGCCTCCAGCGCCGCCAGCGCGAGGTGCTGAGCCTGCGCTACTTCTCCGACATGACGGAGGCGCAGGTCGCCGAGGTGCTCGGAATATCGCTGGGCTCGGTGAAGGCGTACGGTTCACGCGGGATCGCGGCGCTGCGCGTCGCGATGGAGGCGACCGCATGA